The following coding sequences lie in one Rutidosis leptorrhynchoides isolate AG116_Rl617_1_P2 chromosome 6, CSIRO_AGI_Rlap_v1, whole genome shotgun sequence genomic window:
- the LOC139852991 gene encoding uncharacterized protein produces the protein MSIGELACTYATLILSDDGIPITAEKIDTLLKAANVECESYWPSLFAKLAEKKNIEDLIVNVGAGGGGGGAPAVAAPAAGGAAAAAAPAAEEKKEEPKEESDDDMGFSLFD, from the exons ATGTCGATCGGAGAGCTTGCTTGTACTTACGCTACTTTGATTCTCAGCGATGATGGCATCCCTATCACT GCTGAGAAGATTGATACCCTTTTGAAGGCAGCCAATGTTGAGTGTGAATCATACTGGCCGAGCTTGTTTGCAAAGCTTGCAGAGAAGAAAAACATTGAGGATCTCATCGTGAATGTCGGTGctggcggtggtggtggtggtgctcCGGCGGTTGCCGCTCCTGCCGCTGGTGGGGCTGCAGCAGCTGCTGCCCCTGCTGCTGAGGAAAAGAAG GAAGAACCTAAAGAAGAGAGTGATGATGACATGGGATTCAGCTTATTTGATTAA